The following are encoded together in the Culex pipiens pallens isolate TS chromosome 1, TS_CPP_V2, whole genome shotgun sequence genome:
- the LOC120417794 gene encoding uncharacterized protein LOC120417794, whose translation MLMVNANLKEKMLRFQIPNELKDDLIYCQRTIKVFIKVHQLLASKLSNGLTQSQISKLKRYLHELESEMVEIGNEQRPLVQELDGLIFAYLRQLSARELVDVDAETAHGYVSRALSVHYEMSFNTKYTPRNVTERLSEAQLVHKYELSSFDEARPKKEKDESQSSVGSSVSPTGAHPYNQKQQVSLLKPKEERCTGNGSSSSQQAREQALKKIAPETIAVPRKLVKTLPKTAAGEPSLARPIAKLPDLEKASPVKVEEDDEEDELPELPPTVAIKKSRLNLLQALTKARNQNQNAPEGEVAKPSLPRQRATMTKTKSDPLPKRGASSGGGNASSDSSPNSRSSTPLSVKASDDSSSDPVRSPIEEYVEPQPTDIAELPQPMFLRYFGLLTLDESKALATRKTERKRRSCNSTERKDFHYGKIDYYEQQLSHIARRRVNKRPILYSPPATRGVKKRKHFELIADRTGAGSVKGGGSGSSSSSSGSGAAAAAARVVTGTAESNKLVLADLENKMCIVCNKTGSPDSLSACVYCCNIYHLKCHSNSIFNPQLLRQRDNICPVCLAKKQQAALALQNQQRDELQRKRLLRRVAEQRARHETLQLRRQSLEGKFAHKQRVRKRLLAQERDTRDQIAGLMNSVRTLRHEQ comes from the exons ATGCTAATGGTGAACGCAAACCTCAAGGAGAAAATGCTTCGGTTCCAAATCCCGAACGAGCTGAAGGATGACTTAATCTACTGCCAGCGCACCATCAAGGTGTTCATAAAGGTCCACCAG CTTCTGGCCTCGAAACTGTCCAACGGGTTGACCCAGAGCCAG ATCTCCAAGCTCAAGCGCTACCTGCACGAGCTAGAGTCGGAAATGGTGGAGATCGGCAACGAGCAGCGGCCGCTCGTTCAGGAGCTGGACGGGCTCATCTTCGCGTACCTGCGGCAACTATCGGCCCGCGAACTGGTCGACGTGGACGCGGAAACCGCCCACGGGTACGTCTCGCGCGCCCTGTCCGTCCACTACGAGATGAGTTTCAACACGAAATATACTCCGAGGAATGTGACGGAGCGGTTGAGCGAGGCCCAGCTGGTCCACAAGTATGA GTTGTCTTCGTTCGACGAGGCTCGTCCCAAAAAGGAAAAGGACGAATCCCAGAGCAGCGTCGGTTCTTCGGTGTCGCCGACGGGCGCCCATCCGTACAACCAGAAGCAACAGGTGTCGCTGCTGAAGCCCAAGGAGGAACGCTGCACGGGAAATGGATCTTCGAGTTCGCAGCAAGCTCGCGAGCAAGCGCTGAAGAAGATCGCACCGGAAACGATCGCGGTGCCGCGCAAGCTGGTCAAGACGTTGCCCAAGACTGCGGCTGGAGAGCCGTCGCTGGCGCGCCCGATCGCAAAGCTCCCCGACCTGGAGAAGGCTTCGCCGGTTAAGGTGGAGGAGGACGATGAAGAGGACGAACTGCCGGAACTTCCGCCAACGGTTGCGATCAAGAAGAGTCGGTTGAATCTGCTGCAAGCGTTGACAAAAGCCaggaaccagaaccagaacgcCCCCGAGGGGGAGGTCGCCAAGCCGAGCTTACCGCGCCAACGCGCAACCATGACCAAGACCAAGAGCGACCCGCTGCCTAAGCGAGGTGCCTCCAGCGGCGGAGGCAACGCTTCGTCCGATTCTTCCCCCAACTCGCGCTCCTCAACGCCGCTCTCCGTCAAAGCCTCCGACGACTCGTCGTCCGACCCCGTTCGCAGCCCCATCGAGGAGTACGTCGAGCCGCAACCCACCGACATCGCCGAACTGCCCCAGCCCATGTTCCTGCGCTACTTCGGTCTGCTCACCCTGGACGAGAGCAAAGCCCTCGCGACGCGCAAAACCGAACGCAAGCGGCGCAGCTGCAACAGCACCGAACGCAAGGACTTCCACTACGGCAAGATCGACTACTACGAGCAGCAGCTGAGCCACATTGCGCGCCGCAGGGTCAACAAGCGACCGATTCTGTACTCGCCGCCGGCCACGCGGGGCGTCAAGAAGCGCAAGCACTTTGAGCTGATTGCGGACCGGACGGGGGCGGGCAGTGTTAAGGGAGGAGGTTCgggatcgtcgtcgtcgagttCGGGATCGggagcggcggcggcggcggcgcgtGTTGTGACGGGAACGGCCGAGAGTAACAAGCTGGTGCTGGCCGATTTGGAGAACAAGATGTGCATCGTGTGCAATAAAACAG GTTCCCCCGACAGTCTGAGCGCGTGCGTGTACTGCTGCAACATATACCACCTCAAGTGCCACAGCAACAGCATCTTCAACCCGCAGCTGCTCCGCCAGCGGGACAACATCTGTCCGGTGTGTCTGGCGAAGAAGCAACAGGCGGCGCTCGCCCTCCAGAACCAACAGCGCG ACGAACTGCAGCGCAAACGCCTGCTGCGACGGGTGGCGGAACAGCGCGCCCGCCACGAGACGCTCCAGCTGCGCCGCCAGTCCCTGGAGGGTAAGTTCGCCCACAAGCAGCGCGTCCGGAAGCGGCTGCTTGCCCAGGAACGGGACACCCGGGACCAGATCGCCGGCCTGATGAACAGCGTGCGGACGCTGCGGCACGAGCAGTGA